One window of Medicago truncatula cultivar Jemalong A17 chromosome 2, MtrunA17r5.0-ANR, whole genome shotgun sequence genomic DNA carries:
- the LOC11442869 gene encoding beta-galactosidase 7, whose amino-acid sequence MWPDLIKKAKEGGLDAIETYVFWNAHEPIRREYDFSGNNDLIRFLKTIQDEGLFAVLRIPVWVYNLPGVEIRTANKVFMNEMQNFTTLIVDMIENEYGNVMSAYGDEGKAYINWCANMADSFNIGVPWIMCQQPDAPQPMINTCNGWYCHDFEPNNPNSPKMWTENWVGWFKNWGGKDPHRTAEDIAYSVARFFETGGTFQNYYMYHGGTNFGRTAGGPYITTSYDYDAPLDEYGNIAQPKWGHLKELHLVLKSMENSLTNGNVSKIDLGSYVKATVYATNDSSSCFLTNTNTTTDATVTFKGNTYNVPAWSVSILPDCQTEEYNTAKVNVQTSIMVKRENKAEDEPEALKWVWRAENVHNSLIGKSSVSKNTIVDQKIAANDSSDYLWYMTRLDINQKDPVWTNNTILRINGTGHVIHAFVNGEHIGSHWATYGIHNDQFETNIKLKHGRNDISLLSVTVGLQNYGKEYDKWQDGLVSPIELIGTKGDETIIKDLSSHKWTYKVGLHGWENKFFSQDTFFASSSKWESNELPINKMLTWYKTTFKAPLESDPIVVDLQGMGKGYAWVNGHSLGRYWPSYNADEDGCSDDPCDYRGEYNDTKCVSNCGKPSQRWYHVPRDFIEDGVNTLVLFEEIGGNPSQINFQTVIVGSACANAYENKTLELSCHGRSISDIKFASFGNPQGTCGAFTKGSCESNNEALSLVQKACVGKESCSIDVSEKTFGATNCGNMVKRLAVEAVCAI is encoded by the exons ATGTGGCCTGATTTGATTAAGAAAGCAAAAGAAGGTGGATTGGATGCAATTGAAACATATGTTTTTTGGAATGCACATGAACCAATTCGTCGTGAGTATGATTTTAGTGGCAATAACGATCTCATTAGATTTCTCAAAACTATTCAAGATGAAGGACTTTTTGCTGTGCTTC GGATCCCTGTGTGGGTTTACAATCTTCCTGGTGTGGAGATTCGGACGGCAAATAAAGTCTTTATG AATGAAATGCAAAATTTCACTACTTTGATTGTGGATATG ATTGAGAATGAATATGGGAATGTTATGTCAGCTTATGGGGATGAAGGTAAAGCTTATATAAATTGGTGTGCCAATATGGCTGATTCATTCAACATTGGAGTCCCATGGATCATGTGCCAACAACCTGATGCTCCTCAACCAATG ATTAATACTTGCAATGGATGGTATTGTCACGACTTTGAACCCAATAACCCAAACAGCCCCAAGATGTGGACAGAAAATTGGGTTGGCTG GTTCAAAAATTGGGGTGGCAAAGATCCACATAGAACTGCAGAAGATATTGCATATTCTGTGGCTAGGTTTTTTGAAACTGGAGGCACATTCCAAAACTACTATATG tatCATGGTGGAACTAATTTTGGAAGAACAGCTGGTGGTCCATACATTACTACTTCATATGATTATGATGCACCTCTTGATGAATATG GAAACATTGCACAACCAAAATGGGGTCACCTAAAAGAACTTCACTTGGTTTTGAAGTCAATGGAAAATAGTCTTACCAATGGAAACGTATCTAAAATTGATTTAGGAAGCTATGTGAAg GCTACTGTTTATGCAACAAATGATTCATCAAGTTGCTTCTTGACCAATACCAACACTACCACTGATGCCACAGTAACATTTAAAGGAAATACATATAATGTTCCTGCATGGTCTGTTAGTATTCTTCCTGACTGTCAAACTGAAGAATATAACACTGCCAAG GTAAATGTTCAAACCTCCATCATggtaaagagagaaaataaagctGAAGATGAACCAGAGGCTTTGAAGTGGGTGTGGAGAGCAGAGAATGTTCATAATTCTTTGATTGGAAAATCAAGTGTTTCTAAAAATACAATTGTTGATCAAAAAATTGCTGCTAATGATTCTAGTGACTATCTTTGGTACATGACAAG ACTTGATATTAATCAAAAGGATCCAGTTTGGACAAATAATACAATTCTAAGGATTAATGGCACTGGACATGTAATTCATGCATTTGTCAATGGAGAACATATTG GTTCTCATTGGGCTACATATGGCATTCACAATGATCAATTTGAGACTAACATTAAGTTGAAGCATGGCAGGAATGATATCAGTCTTCTTAGTGTCACTGTTGGACTTCAG AATTATGGAAAAGAATATGATAAATGGCAAGATGGTCTTGTTAGTCCTATTGAATTGATTGGTACAAAAGGTGATGAGACAATCATCAAAGATTTGTCATCACACAAGTGGACATACAAAGTTGGGTTGCATGGTTgggaaaacaaattttttagtcAAGATACATTCTTTGCTTCTTCTTCCAAATGGGAATCTAACGAACTACCTATTAACAAGATGTTAACTTGGTACAAG aCCACTTTCAAAGCTCCACTAGAATCAGACCCTATAGTTGTTGATTTGCAAGGTATGGGAAAAGGTTATGCTTGGGTGAATGGTCACTCTCTTGGTCGTTACTGGCCTAGTTATAATGCAGATGAAGATGGTTGTAGTGATGATCCTTGTGATTACCGTGGTGAATATAATGATACAAAATGTGTTAGCAATTGTGGCAAACCCTCACAAAGATG GTACCATGTCCCTCGTGACTTTATTGAAGATGGTGTGAACACATTGGTTTTGTTTGAGGAAATTGGTGGTAACCCTTCACAAATAAATTTCCAAACAGTTATTGTTGGAAGTGCTTGTGCaaatgcttatgaaaataaaactTTGGAATTATCATGCCATGGTCGGTCCATTTCGGATATAAAGTTTGCAAGTTTTGGCAATCCACAAGGTACATGTGGAGCATTCACTAAGGGTAGTTGTGAAAGTAATAATGAAGCTTTGTCTCTTGTACAAAAA GCATGTGTTGGCAAGGAATCATGCTCAATTGATGTTTCAGAAAAAACATTTGGGGCAACTAATTGTGGAAATATGGTCAAGAGGCTTGCAGTGGAGGCAGTTTGTGCTATTTAG
- the LOC11442885 gene encoding LOW QUALITY PROTEIN: subtilisin-like protease SBT4.3 (The sequence of the model RefSeq protein was modified relative to this genomic sequence to represent the inferred CDS: substituted 1 base at 1 genomic stop codon), with translation MRGVISVFPSHEFHLQTTRSWDFLGLPHSFKRDQTIESSLVIGVMDTGIWPESESFNDKGLGSIPKKWKGVCAGGGNFSCNKKIIGARFYGVGDVSARDKSGHGTHTASIAGGREVNDVSFYGLANGIARGGIPSSRIDAYKICNVFGACTNDVVLAAFDDAIADGVDVITISLDAPNAIDFLSDSIAIGSFHAMEKGILTVQSAGNAGPISSSVCSVSPWLFTVAATTIDRKFIDXIILGNGQTFIGKSINTKPSNGTKFPIVVHNAQACPAGGKTSPEKCDCMDKKMVNGKLVLCGSPIGEMLTSTSGAIGVILITI, from the exons ATGAGAGGTGTGATTTCAGTTTTTCCAAGCCATGAGTTTCACCTTCAAACCACAAGGTCGTGGGACTTCCTTGGACTTCCTCACTCATTCAAAAGAGATCAAACTATTGAGAGTAGTTTGGTGATTGGAGTCATGGATACCGGAATATGGCCAGAATCTGAAAGTTTCAATGATAAAg GTCTTGGTTCGATTCCAAAAAAGTGGAAGGGAGTTTGTGCTGGTGGTGGTAATTTTAGTTGCAACAAGAAGATCATCGGAGCACGATTTTACGGTGTTGGAGATGTGAGTGCAAGAGACAAATCTGGTCATGGAACCCACACAGCATCCATAGCAGGTGGACGAGAGGTGAATGATGTAAGCTTTTATGGTCTCGCAAATGGAATTGCAAGAGGTGGAATCCCATCTTCAAGGATTGATGCATACAAAATTTGCAATGTTTTTGGTGCATGCACTAATGATGTTGTATTAGCTGCATTTGATGATGCCATTGCCGATGGAGTTGACGTCATCACTATCTCTCTTGATGCCCCTAATGCCATTGATTTTTTGAGTGATTCTATCGCCATCGGTTCTTTTCATGCCATGGAGAAGGGAATACTCACAGTGCAGTCTGCAGGAAATGCTGGCCCTATCTCAAGTAGTGTTTGTAGTGTATCACCTTGGTTATTTACTGTTGCCGCAACTACCATAGATCGAAAATTCATTGATTAGATCATTCTTGGAAATGGACAAACTTTTATTGGGAAGTCAATTAATACCAAACCTTCAAATGGCACAAAATTTCCAATAGTTGTGCATAATGCTCAAGCTTGCCCAGCTGGAGGAAAAACATCCCCTGAAAAGTGTGATTGCATGGACAAGAAGATGGTGAATGGTAAGCTTGTTTTGTGTGGATCTCCAATCGGTGAAATGTTAACTTCTACAAGTGGTGCAATTGGTGTAATCCTTATCACAATCTGA
- the LOC112419033 gene encoding subtilisin-like protease SBT4.3, whose product MKPDISAPGVEILAAYSPLVSPSTDPSHNRMVKYNILSGTSTSCPHVAGVVGYVKSFHLDWSPTAIKSAIMTTATPVKGTYDDFVGEFAYGSGNINPKQAIHPGLVYDITKQDYMQMLCNYGYSSEKLNKLVEIIQVAMELLKDQW is encoded by the coding sequence ATGAAACCAGATATAAGTGCCCCTGGAGTAGAAATCTTGGCTGCATATTCACCTTTAGTGTCACCCTCAACGGATCCGAGTCACAATAGAATGGTTAAGTACAACATATTATCTGGAACCTCTACGTCTTGCCCTCATGTTGCTGGAGTTGTTGGATATGTGAAATCATTTCATCTAGATTGGTCACCTACAGCTATCAAATCTGCTATCATGACAACTGCTACACCAGTGAAAGGTACTTATGATGATTTTGTAGGTGAGTTTGCTTATGGATCAGGGAATATCAATCCAAAACAAGCCATTCACCCTGGACTTGTTTATGACATTACTAAGCAAGATTATATGCAAATGCTTTGTAATTACGGTTATAGTTctgaaaaattaaacaaattagtGGAGATAATTCAAGTTGCCATGGAACTTCTGAAAGATCAGTGGTGA